In Desulfopila inferna, a single window of DNA contains:
- a CDS encoding dienelactone hydrolase family protein, with amino-acid sequence MIRRLILVSAMLLFANGAIAAGNFVQYKVGGESFEGYFISPADNAPLIVMVHDWDGLTEYEVKRADMLAELGYAVFAVDLFGEGIRPVETEEKKKLTGMLYEDRERMRGLLQGGLDKAAELGGNRDNAVAIGYCFGGAAILELARTGAALKGFVSFHGGLETPENQSYSQTKGKILVLHGSADTSVTLDQFAALAKELEEQDVDHEMITYGGAPHAFTVFDTERYREDADRKSWQRFTRFLADTL; translated from the coding sequence ATGATACGCAGACTCATCTTGGTATCGGCAATGCTGCTGTTCGCTAATGGGGCAATTGCTGCAGGAAATTTTGTCCAATACAAGGTCGGCGGCGAATCTTTTGAGGGATATTTCATTTCGCCTGCCGACAATGCGCCCTTGATTGTGATGGTGCACGACTGGGACGGTTTGACGGAATATGAAGTTAAGCGGGCAGATATGCTTGCCGAGCTTGGATATGCCGTCTTTGCTGTCGATCTCTTCGGTGAAGGGATACGGCCGGTTGAGACCGAGGAGAAAAAGAAGCTGACCGGCATGTTATACGAGGATAGGGAAAGAATGCGGGGACTTCTCCAGGGCGGGCTGGATAAGGCCGCAGAGCTCGGCGGCAACAGGGACAATGCCGTTGCCATAGGCTATTGCTTCGGCGGTGCGGCTATTCTGGAATTAGCCAGAACAGGCGCTGCGCTTAAGGGATTTGTCTCCTTTCACGGTGGCTTGGAAACTCCTGAAAATCAGAGTTATTCGCAGACGAAAGGCAAGATTCTGGTTCTTCACGGCAGCGCCGATACATCCGTAACTCTGGACCAATTTGCCGCCCTGGCTAAAGAGTTGGAGGAGCAGGATGTCGATCATGAGATGATAACCTACGGCGGTGCTCCCCATGCCTTTACGGTCTTCGACACCGAGCGCTACCGCGAGGATGCCGACAGGAAATCATGGCAGCGTTTCACCAGATTCCTTGCCGACACACTCTAG
- a CDS encoding methyl-accepting chemotaxis protein — protein sequence MLKDFKSSLSLKVLGVLAVILTISFIGLCLTILARQSSLLEDMRENVNAKLNQTTTSAQQEFTALQQDVNGSLTKMSDQASSSLLEITETALSAEEKNVTRGMEKLLKANAQGIASLIASVGTDAIKAKDYGQLIKLSRAGAQAEEILFILFLGQEDEPLPSYVNRVDDTIVDYLEDFESDKSSGLEVAFQEILQVLEKAKQDQAVLIHESPIEYYGQKVGTIVIGISKAMAIQEINAMGIRFDGLKKKNEHTIQNVLASESEEVILQIKNNLNQVQANNVSSLQKTAEILEKSSFDVNSSTTSIVIIVGALCGLIILLLFAFLLKFMVIRPIQEISRGLQDAAEGEGDLTKRLNSSRTDEIGVVAGWFDAFVERLEKIIIKIGGNSETVTSSSLEVLSASDSLEGESNELSMKADTVAAASEEMNTSMTSIAAASEQASTNISNVAGTAMEMKSALEGVVVSCDQAMQVSNSATGQVQSATTKVTLLGDAAREISKVTEVITEIADQTNLLALNATIEAARAGEAGKGFSVVAAEIKGLANQTQEATREIKKRIEGIQNSTEGTVEEVGRISKVIADIDSIINSIAGSMSEQAGRASEVALNIEQASLGISEVNENVAQSSQVSAQIAQDIGEVSAIAQGMNTRSNTLRSNSKNLSDLSSQLRNMISVFKVSNREVSFANREAQKKNK from the coding sequence ATGTTGAAAGACTTCAAAAGCAGTCTCAGCCTCAAGGTTCTCGGCGTTTTAGCTGTTATCCTGACTATTTCATTTATTGGCTTATGTCTCACCATTCTCGCCAGACAGAGCAGCCTGCTGGAAGACATGCGCGAAAACGTCAACGCCAAGCTCAATCAGACAACGACATCGGCACAACAGGAGTTTACCGCCCTGCAGCAGGATGTAAACGGTTCTCTGACAAAAATGAGCGACCAGGCCTCCTCCAGTCTGCTCGAAATTACCGAGACCGCTCTGTCGGCGGAGGAGAAAAATGTCACCAGAGGCATGGAAAAACTGTTAAAAGCCAATGCCCAGGGAATCGCCTCCCTCATTGCCAGTGTGGGTACAGACGCTATAAAGGCAAAGGATTACGGACAGCTCATTAAATTGAGCCGGGCCGGCGCCCAGGCCGAAGAAATTCTCTTTATCCTTTTTCTCGGACAAGAGGACGAGCCCCTGCCTAGTTATGTCAACAGGGTCGATGACACCATCGTCGACTATCTTGAGGACTTTGAATCCGACAAGAGCAGCGGACTGGAAGTTGCATTTCAGGAAATCCTGCAGGTTCTGGAGAAAGCAAAGCAGGACCAGGCGGTTTTGATTCATGAAAGCCCCATTGAGTACTATGGCCAGAAGGTGGGAACCATCGTCATTGGTATTTCCAAAGCCATGGCCATCCAGGAAATCAATGCCATGGGGATACGCTTCGATGGCCTTAAAAAGAAAAATGAACACACCATCCAGAACGTGCTTGCCTCAGAATCGGAGGAGGTGATCCTGCAGATAAAAAACAATCTGAACCAGGTCCAGGCAAACAACGTTTCTTCATTACAGAAGACCGCTGAAATCCTGGAAAAATCGTCATTTGATGTCAATTCTTCCACCACCTCCATCGTCATTATCGTTGGTGCACTTTGCGGCCTTATCATACTTCTGCTTTTTGCTTTTCTCCTCAAATTTATGGTCATCAGGCCGATTCAGGAAATTTCCAGAGGGTTGCAGGATGCGGCCGAAGGGGAGGGGGATCTGACCAAACGTCTCAATTCCTCCAGAACCGATGAAATAGGCGTCGTCGCCGGCTGGTTCGATGCATTTGTCGAACGGCTGGAGAAAATCATCATTAAAATAGGCGGCAATTCCGAGACGGTTACCTCTTCCTCGCTCGAAGTTCTTTCCGCCTCCGATTCTCTTGAAGGTGAATCAAATGAACTCAGTATGAAGGCCGATACCGTCGCTGCGGCCAGTGAGGAAATGAATACCAGCATGACCTCTATAGCCGCCGCCAGTGAGCAGGCCTCGACAAATATCAGTAATGTGGCGGGAACAGCCATGGAGATGAAAAGTGCACTCGAGGGAGTTGTGGTCAGCTGTGATCAGGCGATGCAAGTGTCGAATTCAGCCACAGGCCAGGTCCAGAGCGCCACGACCAAGGTAACTCTTCTGGGAGATGCGGCTCGTGAAATCAGCAAAGTGACGGAGGTAATAACTGAAATTGCCGATCAGACCAACCTCCTTGCCTTAAATGCAACCATTGAAGCGGCCCGTGCCGGAGAAGCGGGAAAAGGCTTTTCCGTTGTTGCCGCAGAAATAAAGGGGCTGGCCAATCAAACTCAGGAGGCCACCCGGGAGATCAAGAAAAGGATTGAGGGTATCCAGAATTCCACAGAGGGGACTGTTGAAGAGGTTGGCAGAATTTCCAAGGTAATCGCGGATATTGATTCAATAATCAATTCAATTGCCGGCTCCATGTCGGAACAGGCCGGACGCGCCTCGGAGGTTGCCCTCAATATTGAGCAGGCCTCTCTTGGTATCAGCGAAGTCAACGAAAACGTGGCCCAGAGTTCACAGGTGTCAGCGCAGATAGCTCAGGATATTGGTGAGGTGAGCGCCATCGCCCAGGGAATGAACACACGGAGCAACACGTTGCGCAGTAATTCAAAAAATCTCTCCGATCTTTCTTCCCAACTGCGCAACATGATCAGTGTCTTCAAGGTTTCGAACCGCGAGGTCTCATTCGCCAATAGAGAGGCGCAGAAAAAGAATAAATAA
- a CDS encoding ATP-binding protein, translating into MRISLRLKLALISLLLLAIPYTGVRLAAIVKTSLLESKKEALMFSARAVASALSGRAGLFDRELFHSLDRSRDLYLFQLTSPMRLNGKTDDWEPHLENALYFGSEHILDSPQNFDPDGSGFRHLIGRRGDHLYAVFLVNDDSLVFRQENSLALDRSDHLQIAIEDRQGNLNRYIITASEPGWVNGYLVSRDFDSILPAKNESRLQGVWETTSSGYILEMRLPLELVGNRLAFAIVDVDDVFSRRTENIIGTADLESPEDIGWLLAQSTSIEDILESLNRPQSKIQVIDSNQHIRASYGSLRTADDVNADIPGRNSFLSRLNTFFSPLYHLFTEPFSNDFADPEAQPSTLNLEGVREALLGSSSTSSYRIAEDEVEVMAAITPLYENDTIVGAVVVEQTTNSILALKNRVIEESIGLTLLVLIFGGCGLLFFAFRISSRIRLLRDQAAAAIGENGQILTLPSPANARDEIGDLSRTLHSVLSQLQAQSRYREKMADNLEHEMRTPLAGVSASLKNLAQELSGQPDHISNYVNWALGDIKRMEDMLTGIRDAANLQNALSQDFVENFNLSEALAMWLSYSWRVTFDKVEFIYKKPEEDVYLLGDPYRIRQMLDKVIENGVAFHQKGTAVELHLEAFKSTSRIHITNRGPAIPENMLEEIFSSMVSVRTTHDQEPHLGLGLFVVRTIANHHNGSVSAANLQGESGGVCFTIELPRPEREI; encoded by the coding sequence ATGCGAATATCTCTCAGGCTGAAACTCGCCTTGATTTCACTTTTACTACTCGCCATCCCGTATACAGGGGTACGCCTTGCCGCCATTGTCAAAACCAGCCTGCTCGAGAGCAAGAAGGAGGCGCTGATGTTTTCCGCCCGTGCGGTGGCCTCGGCATTGAGCGGCAGGGCAGGTCTTTTCGACCGGGAACTCTTTCATTCGCTGGACCGCAGCCGCGATCTCTATCTTTTTCAACTGACAAGCCCGATGCGTCTCAACGGTAAAACGGACGACTGGGAACCCCACCTGGAAAACGCGCTGTACTTCGGCAGTGAACATATCCTTGATTCACCGCAAAACTTTGATCCCGATGGCTCGGGATTCAGGCATCTGATCGGCAGAAGGGGAGACCACCTGTATGCCGTCTTTCTGGTGAATGACGATAGTCTGGTTTTTCGGCAGGAAAACTCACTGGCCCTGGACAGATCCGATCACCTGCAGATAGCCATTGAAGACAGACAGGGCAATCTCAACCGATATATCATCACGGCAAGCGAGCCGGGATGGGTTAACGGATATCTGGTCTCGCGAGACTTCGACAGCATACTGCCCGCTAAAAATGAATCCCGCCTTCAGGGAGTCTGGGAGACAACTTCATCCGGATATATTCTGGAAATGCGGCTGCCGCTTGAACTGGTCGGCAATAGGCTGGCATTCGCCATCGTCGATGTAGACGATGTCTTCTCCCGCAGAACAGAAAATATCATCGGGACGGCCGACCTTGAAAGTCCCGAAGATATCGGTTGGCTGCTGGCTCAATCCACCTCTATTGAAGATATTCTCGAATCGCTGAACCGGCCGCAGTCAAAAATACAGGTAATCGATTCGAACCAGCATATCAGGGCGAGCTACGGTTCTCTCAGAACAGCTGATGATGTCAATGCCGATATCCCCGGCCGGAACTCTTTTCTCTCCCGGCTGAACACTTTTTTTTCACCTCTCTATCATCTTTTCACAGAACCATTTTCCAATGATTTTGCCGACCCTGAAGCGCAGCCCTCGACCTTGAATCTCGAAGGGGTGCGCGAGGCCCTGCTCGGCAGCAGCTCCACCTCAAGCTACCGCATCGCCGAGGATGAAGTTGAGGTTATGGCGGCGATCACACCTTTGTATGAGAATGACACCATCGTCGGAGCAGTAGTTGTCGAACAAACCACCAACTCTATTCTTGCCTTGAAAAACAGGGTTATTGAAGAATCAATTGGCCTGACCCTGCTGGTCCTTATTTTTGGAGGCTGCGGACTGCTCTTCTTTGCCTTTCGCATTTCCTCGCGAATTCGTTTGCTTCGGGACCAGGCTGCCGCGGCAATCGGTGAAAACGGTCAGATTCTCACCTTGCCGTCTCCGGCAAATGCCCGTGATGAGATCGGCGATCTTTCCAGAACCCTTCATTCGGTTCTTTCTCAGCTTCAGGCCCAAAGCCGCTACCGGGAAAAAATGGCGGACAATCTGGAGCATGAAATGCGCACCCCGTTGGCCGGTGTTTCAGCCTCTCTGAAAAACCTCGCCCAGGAACTCTCCGGCCAGCCGGACCACATATCAAATTATGTCAACTGGGCTCTTGGAGATATCAAGCGCATGGAAGACATGCTCACCGGCATCCGCGATGCGGCAAATCTGCAAAATGCTCTCTCCCAGGATTTTGTTGAAAATTTCAATCTCTCCGAGGCCCTGGCAATGTGGCTGAGCTATAGTTGGCGAGTCACCTTTGATAAGGTTGAATTTATCTATAAAAAACCTGAAGAAGATGTCTACCTACTCGGTGATCCCTACCGCATCCGCCAAATGCTCGATAAGGTAATTGAAAACGGAGTTGCTTTTCATCAAAAGGGCACCGCCGTCGAACTGCATCTGGAGGCCTTTAAAAGCACATCCCGCATACACATTACCAACAGAGGCCCGGCTATCCCGGAGAACATGCTGGAGGAGATTTTCAGCTCAATGGTATCGGTGCGGACCACACATGACCAGGAACCGCATCTTGGTCTCGGTCTCTTCGTCGTTAGAACAATAGCCAATCATCATAACGGCTCGGTAAGCGCTGCAAATCTCCAGGGTGAGAGTGGCGGTGTCTGTTTTACTATTGAACTGCCTCGGCCTGAACGCGAAATATAG
- a CDS encoding response regulator encodes MTYTIALVEDDERLRANYAQALKREGYAVSSYAGRAEAQSAFTRQLPDLAILDVMLGDEMEGGFDLCRELRRASPSIPIIFLTARDSDLDKVSGLRLGAWDYLTKNTTTLDFLPVRISALFKMMEVLKGNPEASEKTWRSGDLLIQEERKQVFWNDIQLNFTLTEYWLLVSLVKHPGHVKSHSQLMAAANVVVTNNAIAAHIRRIREKFREIDPQFNTIRAEYGMGYRWVE; translated from the coding sequence ATGACGTATACCATAGCATTAGTTGAAGACGACGAACGCCTTAGAGCCAACTACGCCCAAGCCTTGAAAAGAGAGGGCTATGCGGTCAGCAGCTACGCCGGTAGAGCTGAAGCGCAGTCCGCCTTTACCCGTCAGCTTCCCGACCTCGCCATTCTTGATGTCATGCTGGGTGATGAAATGGAAGGAGGATTCGACCTCTGCCGCGAACTGCGCCGCGCTTCGCCCTCTATTCCCATCATCTTTTTGACAGCCCGTGATTCCGACCTGGACAAGGTGTCGGGCCTGCGGCTCGGGGCTTGGGATTACCTCACCAAGAACACCACTACCCTTGATTTTCTGCCGGTCCGGATTTCGGCACTGTTCAAGATGATGGAAGTACTAAAAGGAAATCCTGAAGCTTCAGAAAAAACATGGCGTTCAGGGGATCTTTTAATTCAGGAGGAGAGAAAACAGGTGTTCTGGAACGACATCCAGCTCAATTTCACTCTGACGGAGTATTGGCTTCTTGTCTCGCTGGTGAAACATCCCGGCCATGTCAAGTCACATTCTCAACTGATGGCGGCCGCCAATGTAGTGGTAACCAATAATGCCATTGCCGCTCATATCAGAAGAATCAGGGAAAAATTCAGAGAAATCGACCCCCAATTCAACACCATCCGCGCCGAATATGGTATGGGATACCGCTGGGTGGAATAA